In Methanococcoides sp. LMO-2, the genomic stretch TCCTCAGGCTGTATGTTATGCGCTTTAGTGATTCAAAGGAGGAATTTTCCAGGCTGTTCTTCCCATATCCGGAAGAACTGAAAAATGAAGTGGAACCTGAAAGGGACAGGGATTTCTGGGCAAATTTCCCGATACCGGATAATTCAGATCAGGATCAGGCCGCTAAAAATCAATAACGATGGGTAAGACCAACGAACATCGGGATTTTACATTGGAGGAGGGTTAAGTTGACTGTAAAAGCACCGGAAGATATTTTGGAGGATATCCTAAAGGAACAATACCTTGGAGTCCTTGCTACCGAAAGAGATGGAAGGCCTTATACGAACCTTATAGCTTTTGCTGCAACTGAAGACATGAAGAGAATACTCTTTGTAACTCCAAGGTTCACCAGAAAATATTCCAATATACAAACTTCACACTATGCCTCAATTATGATGGACAACAGGTCAAATACGGTCCTGGATTTTAAGGATGCAACTGTTGTTAATGCAATGGGTATGGTAAAAGAAGTGGATAAGGTCCCTGAATATTCTCAACTTTACCTTTCAAAACAGCCTCATTTAAAGGATTTCCTTCAGGCTCCCACATCTGCCTTGATGATGATGGATGTTGAAAAATATATTATTGCCACCAGTTTCCAGAATGTTGTGGAGATGGAAATGAAATGACCTCTCTGGTTATTCCAATGGAACGCATTAATCCGGATGTGAAAGGAATTGTTGGTGGGAAAGCTTTCTCTTTGTCACAACTTCATTCCAGAGGTTTCAGGGTTCCGAACTATTTCTGCATAACTACTGATGCATACAGGAAGTTCTTAAAGGAAAGTGGTCTCGAAGGTCGTATCTCACTTGAAATTGCCAGAAAGGATTTTGGGAATATGAGGTGGGAAGAAATGTGGGATACCTCTCTTCGTCTTAAGAACATGTTCTTAAATGCATCTATTCCTGAGGAGCTCGAAAATGCCATCCGTTCGGAAATTGGAGCGGACTACGAGCAAGTTCCGGTTGTAGTACGTTCTTCAGCTCCGGGTGAGGATTCCTCAACAACTTCTTTTGCAGGCATTCATGAGTCCTATGTTAATGTGAAAGGATCGGATTCCATACTTGAACACGTAAAATTAGTATGGGCATCTCTCTGGTCGGATGCTGCCATTCTTTACAGGGAAGAACTGGGTCTTGATCTTGAAGACAGCTCCATGGCAGTCATCGTGCAGGAACTGGTGGAAGGCGAACGATCAGGTATAGTTTTTAGCAGGGACCCGAACAATGAGAGTCATCTGGTGATAGAGGCAGTTTTTGGTCTGAACGAAGGGCTGGTAAATGGCGATATTGAACCTGACAGATGGGTCATTGACAGAAAGACCGGTTCGACCATAAGTCATGATGTCCCATCAGGAAGGGAACGGACCGTGAAGACTGATGAAACCGGTACATCGATTGAAAATGTTTCAGCTGATCTCAGGAATGAATCTCCACTGGATGAAGATGATGTCAAAAGAATATATGAGATGGCTATGGCTTCTGAGGAATATTTTGGTCATCCGCAGGATATGGAGTGGACCATTCATAGTGAGGAACTATTTCTGCTCCAGTCAAGGCCAATTACAACGCTTAATGATAAGGAAAAGAACTGGTACATTTCTTTGAGAAGGACCTTTGATAACCTTAAGAGACTGCGTGCCAGAATAGAAGATGTACTTATTCCTGAAATGATCTCGGTTTCAAGGTCAATGTCTGAGGTCGATCCAGCGAGTCTTAATGATGCTGATCTTGCGGAATTGATCATTTCCAGAAGGTCCATGTTCCGGAAGTGGGATGCTACATACACCAGAGATTTCATCCCCTTTGCACATGGTATGAGGCTCTTCGGGGATGTTTATAATGAAAAGATGAAACCTTCTGACCCTTATGAGTTCATGGATCTGCTGACAAATTCTGACCTTTTGAGCATTCAGCGAAACATGAAGCTAAATTTACTTGCTGAAATGGTTCGAAAAGATAATTCACTGAGAAAAGTAATCGAGTCTGGTAGAGCTGTGGGAGATTTTTCCGATGTCTTCGACAATTTCATGGAAGATTTTGGCAGGTCGTCTTATGTAAAGGATCGGAATCAGATGTTGAAGCTAATATTGGAATTATCCTTACATCCGAAAATTGAAAGAGAAAGTGTAAAGGATCCTCAATCACTTAAAGAGAACTTCTTTTCCAGATTTGATAAGGAAGGAAGAGCTTATGCTTCTGAGTTGCTTGACATTGGTCGTGCAAGTTACAAACTTCGTGATGATGACAATATACACCTGGGAAGAATTGAAGGATATTACCTTGATTCCATCAAAGAGGGAAAACGAAGGCTTTCAAAAAGAGGGATTGGTCCGGATATCAGTGACGATGATGTAATAGAAGCCTTAAGAAATAAGGATTTCATCCCGAAAATAGAGGAGAGTTCTCGGGAACAGCCCCCTTCAGAAGATACAACGATAAGGCAGATCCAGGGGCAACCGGCCAGCAAGGGGCTCGTTAGCGGGGTTGCCAGGGTGATCAAAGAAAAGGATGACCTCTTCAGTGTAAGGTCCGGTGAAATTCTGGTATGTGATGCCATTGATCCGAACATGACCTTTGTGATCCCGCTTGTTTCCGGAATTGTTGAACGCAGGGGTGGTATGCTGATACATGGAGCTATAATAGCACGTGAGTACGGTATCCCATGTGTAACAGGTATTCCTAATGCTATAGATATGATTGATACCGGGGATGAGGTCACAGTTGATGGTTATCTGGGTATTGTGGTTATAGATCGAAAGTGAAGTGATCTTCATTCAGAAGACCAAATTTATGATAATCACCAAATAGGCTCATAAATCTAACCTTATTAAGATAATATTTGTTTGATAATTTCTCTTGATCTCGATTATATTAATATTAGGTTTTTTAATAAAGTCGAGTTATAAAAATCTTTAATAATGTATATATACTAGTAAACGAATATTTACTTATCTAATATCTTTAGTGATAAAGGGGGTTAAAGATGAAAATAATATACGCATTGTTAGCTTTGCTTATATCCGTAGTGGTAATGACTTCCGGTTGTACTACCAGTGAACCTGAAGTGGAAGAAATGGACATTGTGGACACAGCAGTGAACGCTGGTTCATTCAATACTCTGGTTCAGGCGGTTCAGGCTGCCGGTCTTGAGGATACTCTGAGGGGCGAAGGTCCTTTCACAGTGTTCGCACCAACAGATGAGGCATTTGCAGCCTTGCCTGAGGGAACCCTTGATGCATTACTTGCAGACGAGGAGGCCCTTGCAGCTGTTCTGACATACCATGTAGTTGCAGGTGAGGTCATGGCAGCAGATGTTGCAGGTCTGGAATCTGCAGAGACCGTTCAGGGTGAATCAGTTACTTTCGACACCACGGATGGTGTAATGGTAAATGATGCAAATGTTGTACAGGCAGATATCATGGCAAGCAACGGTGTTATCCATGTTATCGACAAGGTCATTCTTCCACCTTCAATGATGGAGGAAGAGGCAGAGGAAGAAATGGACATTGTAGATACTGCAATTGAAGCAGGTTCATTTACAACTCTCGTTCAGGCTGTCCAGGCTGCCGGCCTTGAGGAGACACTGAGAAGTGAAGGTCCTTTCACAGTGTTCGCACCAACCGATGATGCATTTGCCGCTCTTCCTGAGGGAACTCTTGAGGAATTACTCGCAGATCAGGAGGCTCTTGCAGGAGTACTGACCTACCACGTAGTTGCAGGTGAATACATGGCAGCAGATGTTGTAACAATGGATTCAGCTGTAACTGTCCAGGGCAGTGAAGTAACCATTACTGTTACAGACGACGGTGTAATGGTCAATGATGCAAATGTGGTCATTACTGACATTGAAACAAGTAACGGTGTCATACACGTAATTGATGCAGTTCTTGTCCCATGAGATCCACAAGGATCTCTTTTTTTTGTCAATCTCGACTGTATCTAAAATTGTATTAAAAATCAAAATATTATAATTTAATCAAAATACATAATACATAATATAATTTGGGGAGATAAAATGTTATACATGGAAATTAGTTCCTGGGAACCAGAGAATCGTGATAAGATCCTTGAGCACTTCAAAGAGCTAAAAGTGCCTGCAGGTATAAATATCGTTAATCAGTGGGTCGATCTTACAGGTGGCAGATACTTCATCCTGTACGAATGTGATGATGCCGAAGCTTTTGCAGCATTCAACCTTCCATGGTCCGATGTTTGCTACATCGACTGTGTCCCTGTAATGAAATCAACTGATTTCATATCAGTAATGAGCAGGAAATCCTGATTGCTGAGATTATATTAACAGGGGAATTTCAAACCCTGTTTATAAAGTAAATGTCTGTAAAGCAAACTAAAGTAACTTAAATAAACAAAATTTGGGGAAAGAATATGTTATATATGGAAATTAGTTCATGGGAACCACAGAACAGGGACAAGATACTTGAACACTTCAAAGA encodes the following:
- a CDS encoding pyridoxamine 5'-phosphate oxidase family protein, whose translation is MTVKAPEDILEDILKEQYLGVLATERDGRPYTNLIAFAATEDMKRILFVTPRFTRKYSNIQTSHYASIMMDNRSNTVLDFKDATVVNAMGMVKEVDKVPEYSQLYLSKQPHLKDFLQAPTSALMMMDVEKYIIATSFQNVVEMEMK
- a CDS encoding fasciclin domain-containing protein; translation: MKIIYALLALLISVVVMTSGCTTSEPEVEEMDIVDTAVNAGSFNTLVQAVQAAGLEDTLRGEGPFTVFAPTDEAFAALPEGTLDALLADEEALAAVLTYHVVAGEVMAADVAGLESAETVQGESVTFDTTDGVMVNDANVVQADIMASNGVIHVIDKVILPPSMMEEEAEEEMDIVDTAIEAGSFTTLVQAVQAAGLEETLRSEGPFTVFAPTDDAFAALPEGTLEELLADQEALAGVLTYHVVAGEYMAADVVTMDSAVTVQGSEVTITVTDDGVMVNDANVVITDIETSNGVIHVIDAVLVP
- a CDS encoding DUF3303 domain-containing protein — its product is MLYMEISSWEPENRDKILEHFKELKVPAGINIVNQWVDLTGGRYFILYECDDAEAFAAFNLPWSDVCYIDCVPVMKSTDFISVMSRKS
- a CDS encoding PEP/pyruvate-binding domain-containing protein, producing the protein MTSLVIPMERINPDVKGIVGGKAFSLSQLHSRGFRVPNYFCITTDAYRKFLKESGLEGRISLEIARKDFGNMRWEEMWDTSLRLKNMFLNASIPEELENAIRSEIGADYEQVPVVVRSSAPGEDSSTTSFAGIHESYVNVKGSDSILEHVKLVWASLWSDAAILYREELGLDLEDSSMAVIVQELVEGERSGIVFSRDPNNESHLVIEAVFGLNEGLVNGDIEPDRWVIDRKTGSTISHDVPSGRERTVKTDETGTSIENVSADLRNESPLDEDDVKRIYEMAMASEEYFGHPQDMEWTIHSEELFLLQSRPITTLNDKEKNWYISLRRTFDNLKRLRARIEDVLIPEMISVSRSMSEVDPASLNDADLAELIISRRSMFRKWDATYTRDFIPFAHGMRLFGDVYNEKMKPSDPYEFMDLLTNSDLLSIQRNMKLNLLAEMVRKDNSLRKVIESGRAVGDFSDVFDNFMEDFGRSSYVKDRNQMLKLILELSLHPKIERESVKDPQSLKENFFSRFDKEGRAYASELLDIGRASYKLRDDDNIHLGRIEGYYLDSIKEGKRRLSKRGIGPDISDDDVIEALRNKDFIPKIEESSREQPPSEDTTIRQIQGQPASKGLVSGVARVIKEKDDLFSVRSGEILVCDAIDPNMTFVIPLVSGIVERRGGMLIHGAIIAREYGIPCVTGIPNAIDMIDTGDEVTVDGYLGIVVIDRK